caCAAATACACActaacacaccaaaggaaatataAAACCGTGAATCAGAggatagttgctctttaagaaataataattacaaaaaaaaaaactagattGAAAGAATCTAACATCTTAGACTTAAAAAGTATCGTGTACTACATACATACAAGTCATATGATGTACAGAGTTTTCATTCAGGAGGCTTTTTTACACCAGTGCTCCAGCCGTTTTAATTCCCTTTACTCTAATCTGCTGCACTTTAAACTAATGCGCTCTACTGTTGTGCAGAAAACATCTGATAAAGATCTACTTTCTGCAATTTGTCTGCTTTCAAGAGCAAGTCGAATTTTTGGATAGCACAAATGGTTAAAGAGTTACGGTCAAATGAATAGATCTTGGTCAAATGTGTCAGCACCGACATTCGCAGTCTTATAGGGTCAAATGTAATGACAAATGCAACAATTTTAGATGTTTCAaccaataaggtacgagaggctgtgctgtatcacTGTGATGTGCCTGCAACCCTTTCAGCTGTGACTTATTCATGTTCACATGAAACAGCACTACAAatattattgtaaaaatatgTACCAATGGaacttttatgaaataaaatcattaaaaagccTTGCTACCACTGGAAAAAACAGCCTCTGTAAACAGTAACAGAAAGATTCACATTATGTTTACTTTGCTGAGGGTGCTGCGGAGTGATATACAGAATCGTTAGGTGCAGCAGTCATAGCTGTGTTTGatcataaataaaatacagctactgaccaatcagaatcaaagACTAAAACTAACAGTTTCATAAAGACAGCGAATTCTTTTCTGAATGCAGCCTTTTCATACAATGTGTGTGTTCATACCTCACAACGGAAGGGCTTTTCTCCTGAATGCTGGAGTGAATGCACTTTCAGAGACATGCTGCGTTTAAAAGACTTTCCACACGTTTCACAGGTAAATGGCATGTCCTTTGTGTGAGCTAAAGAAAGAGACAAGATTTGCTGTATTACACACAAATAGTGTATGTGACtgtacatttaaagaaaaacaccatagtttttcaatattttactgtgttcttacctcatctcagacgaattaatacatacctattttttttagtgtgtgcacttaatctttgtatagcatgttgtgaatgtgttagcatttagcctagccccattcattccttaggatctaaacattgatgaatttagaagccaccaaacacttccatcttttccctatttaaagactgttacataagtagttacatgagtaagtatggcacaaaataaaacatggtgatttttttaagcggataaaaatgagaactatattgtatggtggatgagcacttagtttgcagcactttgacttTGGGTGAAGAAATATTGACCGAAGTTTGAGCAAGACGGGGTgaagtcaggagtgatgatgttactgtgcgAACCTGAAACGCTCTTGCCACCATTCGACTGTAAAATAGAGGGAGACGAGAAAGCGCTGGCGGTGACTGGATCATTGATTGGaacatttacttataaaaaCAGCCTGATGgaagtgatgataaaaataaagttgtctgCAATGATTGCAGCAAGGAATTTGCATATCACTGGAGTTCGTCCACTCTAACGTACCACATCAATGCAAAGCATCCAAGAGTTAACATTAATACACCTAGAACGTCCCGTAATATCAAAGTTAGAGGGgctgattttttatttaaaggaacagtatgtaagaaatttatatcaattaatcataaaatggccctgatatatcactagacattaagaaatcattttcatttcaaatacttatatcactcacaacagtggtctggccaggatattgtcatttaaaaagtggagttgcagccctcaactgatgtttatgttgtcatgttgtgtattggccaccggttgtgtgattgcagtaccagttttagccacaagttttgtaattgcaatatcagttttggacacaatcctacatactgttcctttaatgtttatGTTCAATTGCACAAAAAGCCCTGCATATTGCACTGTTACACTTTTGGTAAATAATCATCCTTAAGCACTTTTGAATTTATTTCCTTAGCATATTACTGTAGGTCATTTTGTTGATTGTTATGGCCATTATTTGAACagtgaaaataatgtaataataaatagtgtagtaataataatttttgaaCTTTAATGTCACTAATGCTGATTATTCATTGATTCATTtaaattgaaatatttaatactttaaCAGAAAATATATTATGTATGCGAtttatttagattaattaatatgtgagtatgtaattaattagattacattttttaatcgattgacagccctaataaatataaatataatagtgCATTTTTGCACCTTTCAGGGAATTGAGTCTACTAATGGCATACTTATAGGCCTGTGCTTGGTTGCATGAAAAATGTGtaagctaagaaatcccttagatataaggttaagggtacccttaataaaaaatgcaagTAAAAACCTTAAGTGTTCACTTATTGACAGCCTTATGGTTCCCTAAGTATTTACCCTTGAATGCTGaagtattaccttaagttctgTTATGCAACAAAGCCCTTAGTACGCATtttaccttaaagggatagtttactttaaaatgaaaattctgtcttcagcagtaagtgaccattgacttccatagtaggaaaaaatattttggaagtattgtgacaaatgactaagaaaatattttgataaatgatggtaagcacacagttgatggtacccattaaattccatatttttttattcctactgtggaggtctatggtcacttactgctgtgtgtttaccataatttctcaaaatatcttcttttgtgttcatcagaaaaaagacattcatacaggtttagaacaacatgaggatgagtaaatgatgacagaattttcatttcaaattcgCATTTATTAGGATAATAGCGCTTTGATCATCAGTCAATCCAAAGTGCTTCAagtttgaattactttgagGATTTATACATGCAgtactttacagtctgttaATTGCAAggtttcattgtacacaaatccaCTGTCTGTTGAGCTCCGTGCATTGATTTGTTTACGCTGTGAGGTTTCGTTACTATAGTAACTAACAACTCGCTTCTCCATTGACGTGTTTTGGCAGGGACTAccgtaaaatacttagtatataaacacttaggtaagggtTACAGTTAAGACGTTTGTTGCCACGCtcttaaagaaaacccttttaCTCAGCGAAAACCCCTGacttaaggagtttcatgcaactgggcacagacaaggcttagctttctttcttttattttcatttaaacaccATGCTTGCTTCTAAAGACATTTATTGTGAAAATATAGtcttattatataatataagaCTAGAAGAGATTAATTTCATCCAAAACTTGTAGAACTATGTTTGAATTAacttcattaaaatgaataccTTTTTCTAGATATCTTAGATATTTAGTAGGACAGAACTGAACGATTACGTACCGACCATGTGCTTGCGGACATGGGCCATGGTGTAGAATTTCTTCTCACAAATCTCACAGGCAAATTTCTTTTCGGCAAAGCCATGGACAATCTTAATATGCTCATGGAGGGACCACAGCTTCTTAAAAGATTTGTTACACGACACACACTGGGATAAAACAGAAACAGATACACACAATTAATTGTTATGCAAGACGTACAGATCTAGATGCCTACTCTCAGATGTATGAGACTGTATAACCCACTAAACCTGCCTGAAGTCTCCACCTGCTGGTCAGCACTGGCAtgtattacacattttttatcttCTAATGCCCTCAAGTCTCACAAAGCTACTGGTTTAAGGATCTGAGATATACATTAATCTCTGcaatcattaaaatataatgtaTTCATTACATATaattaaaagtacttttaacAAGTCATAAATTACCTGTATGTTCTTCTCACAGTCCGTCTGCTGATGCAGGGCAAGTTCACTTTCCAGCACAAACTTCTTCCCACACTTGTCGCAGATCTGCATGCGTCTGTGCGTGACATTCATGTGTTTCTCCAGGTACCAGCGAGAAGTGAACACACGTGGGCATTTCTCACACGTTAACGTCTCTTTTTCCTCAATTTCTCCCTTGGGTCCTCCTCCTGTTGCTCCTGAGGCAGAAGATGGAGAGACTTTGGCTTGCTTGGCAGGTCTACGCCTTCGGGACGGAGCCTCTGCATTCTTCCTTCGCCCCCTTGTCGTCATGCCGGCGTTCGACGTAGTTACACTTACTTTTGATGACGCGGTTACGCGGCGGCTCTTACGCTGTGGCTGGGCTGCGGCTCGACCCCGGTTTGCCCGCTGTGCTCTCGTTCGTCGATTGTTgttctcctcttcctcatctTCATCCTCATCCTCCTCATCCAGAGATTCCTCTTCACTCTCTTCATCTTCCACgctatcatcatcatcatcttcttcCTCGTCTTCCTCTTCTTCGTCCTCACTATTGCTTTTGTCATCGCCTGCGGCGTCAGGACTCGCCGTATCGTCTCCTTTCGACACGTGCAAGGTCTGGTTATTCAGGTTGACCTCCACGATGATCTGCCCTGGTTTAATTTCGCCCTCCGCCCCTGCTCCATCTTCACCTTCCGAATCTTCCGACGTCCCCCCGTTCCTGCTCATGGATGACGCCCCCTTGGATGCGGACGTGCCGGAGCCTTCCCTGTAAAACTGCTGAGTCAGGGCAGGGTGAGGATTTAGCTCGGAGGGCATCTGTGGTTCGGGTCTAATAGCCATCGCGTTGTCGATGACCACAGAATACGGTTTGGCCGCAACTTCTCGTTTGTAAAGCTTGGCAGATAGCTCAGCATCTGGAGTCGAGGTGTTGTTGAAGAAGGTTTGAGAGGGTTGAGTGATTTGTCCCTCCCCTTGAGACATCTTCTGTGGGCCTGACACCTCCTCAGTAAGCTTTATCCGCAACGTTAAATCTGACTGTTTTTCTCTTTATGTTTAAGGAAAACCACAATATCCTGCCAAGGAGATACAGGGGGCAACTAACCCCTCCTCCCCATAGAACGAGAGGAGGGCGAAAGAAACTAAAGGTGGAAGAGAAGAGTatgcaaactaaaaaaaaagtaGAAATGGGACTTTAGCCAAGCCCAAACAGACCCTCCATGACTTTTACTAAGGcatgaaacataaaaaaaatggagGTCACACAAAGACTTTATCTCGCTTTGtaaacagtttttaaatattaatttatctTTGCTTTAGATCCAAGTTTAGGTCTCAAGCGCATTTCAATCTTCTGCAATCTCTACTGTATAAGACACAAAAGCAACCTCTTCTCCGTCTACGCTGTGACAGCGACTGGATTCAGGGCTCAGATCTTGCAGTCACTACCCGCCGTTTCAAATCAGCACCCTGCAGCCAGAAACTACCTGAAAGAGAACAAGACACAATGTTAAGTGTTAGAAAAGAATTAAATATTAACCAGTTATTTCAGGTGTCACATAGACCCTCTGCATTATATTTTCTACATCAAAGCGGGTTAAAGTGAACCACAACCGCTACCATTGAAACAAGACGGGTCGCTTGCATCGAAACAgatattgaaaaaaaatggtACGATACCGCTGGATACTCCACATCAAAATAACATGCATTAGGCATCTCTGTAATTAGGAGTCAATGCAGACACCTGGTTTAAACTTCTTGTCTCAAAATCAGGTGTCATACATCCtttatgtgtgcgtgtgtgtgcgtgtgtgtgtgtgtgggagagagagggaaagagagaaagagagaaagagagaaactgAAACTGCAGCCTGGTTAAGGTGTAGAGATCTTGAATCTCACTACTaatcacaaacacacatcagACCGCAACCGTTTTCGCTTCTCTGTGTAAGCGTATGTGAGCAACTTCAAATTAAACCACATGAAGCCaagtaaacacacaaatatttc
This window of the Misgurnus anguillicaudatus chromosome 19, ASM2758022v2, whole genome shotgun sequence genome carries:
- the znf652 gene encoding zinc finger protein 652, with the translated sequence MSQGEGQITQPSQTFFNNTSTPDAELSAKLYKREVAAKPYSVVIDNAMAIRPEPQMPSELNPHPALTQQFYREGSGTSASKGASSMSRNGGTSEDSEGEDGAGAEGEIKPGQIIVEVNLNNQTLHVSKGDDTASPDAAGDDKSNSEDEEEEDEEEDDDDDSVEDEESEEESLDEEDEDEDEEEENNNRRTRAQRANRGRAAAQPQRKSRRVTASSKVSVTTSNAGMTTRGRRKNAEAPSRRRRPAKQAKVSPSSASGATGGGPKGEIEEKETLTCEKCPRVFTSRWYLEKHMNVTHRRMQICDKCGKKFVLESELALHQQTDCEKNIQCVSCNKSFKKLWSLHEHIKIVHGFAEKKFACEICEKKFYTMAHVRKHMVAHTKDMPFTCETCGKSFKRSMSLKVHSLQHSGEKPFRCENCDERFQYKYQLRSHMSIHIGHKQFMCQWCGKDFNMKQYFDEHMKTHTGEKPFICEICGKSFTSRPNMKRHRRTHTGEKPYPCEICGQRFRFSNMLKAHKEKCFRVTSPVTLQPATMAVPIHLTGHTPSLSGHTPSPPHPTQPTPSIAPVGPGMISPATGLLPQRALATHGLSNLHMQTVQHHTLHGHTGHAPMTSHTPQHIAVQSSVLPPPPALFKSEPINHCAHEDAYLRQGAAQQHH